A portion of the Acidisoma sp. PAMC 29798 genome contains these proteins:
- a CDS encoding LLM class flavin-dependent oxidoreductase — MSRSFRLSVLDQGPIAEGGNGGQALRQIVDLAKVAEAAGYHRYWIAEHHATPGLASASPDVLLGAVGMATSRIRLGTGGVMLPHYSAFKTAETFSMLSGMFPGRIDLGVGRAPGSDGLTAFALQRDRRDRAPDDFPEQLAEMIAYLDDTMPAKHAFAALGRTLPGRPEKPEPWLLGSSEDSAAWAGELGLPYCIADFINPGAAPLAPDYRLGFTPNAHRSHDRPYVMVAVWAICAETEAEAQRLAASSKMLFRLLHRGQLIAVPSPDTAVRFLEAEPERASASRSRRMVLGTPAMVRAGLEAVAMEYQADEIMVVNILYDHEARRRSYAMLAEAFGLTASAVVAA; from the coding sequence ATGAGCAGGTCTTTTCGCCTCAGCGTTCTCGATCAAGGCCCCATCGCCGAGGGCGGCAACGGCGGCCAGGCGCTGCGCCAGATCGTCGATCTCGCCAAGGTCGCGGAAGCCGCCGGCTATCACCGCTATTGGATCGCCGAACATCACGCGACGCCCGGTCTCGCCTCAGCCAGCCCCGACGTGCTGCTCGGGGCGGTCGGGATGGCGACGTCGCGAATCCGGCTTGGCACCGGCGGGGTGATGCTGCCGCATTACAGCGCCTTCAAGACCGCCGAGACCTTCAGCATGTTGAGCGGGATGTTCCCCGGCCGCATCGACCTCGGCGTGGGTCGCGCGCCCGGAAGCGACGGGCTGACGGCCTTCGCCTTGCAGCGGGACCGGCGCGACCGGGCGCCGGATGATTTTCCGGAGCAATTGGCAGAAATGATCGCCTATCTCGATGACACGATGCCGGCGAAACACGCGTTCGCGGCTTTGGGCCGCACCTTGCCCGGCCGGCCGGAAAAGCCGGAGCCCTGGCTGCTCGGCTCGTCGGAGGATAGCGCCGCCTGGGCGGGCGAGCTGGGCCTGCCCTATTGCATCGCCGATTTCATCAATCCGGGTGCAGCACCCCTCGCCCCCGATTACCGGCTCGGCTTCACGCCAAACGCCCATCGGTCGCACGACAGGCCGTATGTGATGGTCGCGGTCTGGGCGATCTGCGCGGAGACGGAAGCCGAGGCGCAGCGTCTGGCCGCGAGTTCGAAGATGCTGTTCCGGCTGCTGCATCGCGGCCAGCTCATCGCCGTGCCGTCACCTGACACAGCGGTACGGTTCCTGGAGGCCGAGCCCGAGCGAGCGAGCGCGTCGCGATCCCGGCGCATGGTTTTGGGCACGCCGGCAATGGTGCGCGCCGGGCTCGAAGCGGTGGCGATGGAGTATCAGGCGGATGAGATCATGGTGGTGAACATCCTGTACGACCATGAGGCGCGGCGGAGATCGTATGCGATGCTGGCGGAGGCGTTTGGGCTCACTGCCTCCGCAGTCGTTGCGGCCTAA
- a CDS encoding helix-turn-helix domain-containing protein encodes MMTKQYRSRTMAEIHEVAEDLAALGVLDKQTMRKFDEGCLTPIRPLSPAEIRALRDREGASQAVFARYLNVTTGLVSQWERGEKHPQGASLKLLSLVAKSGLATVA; translated from the coding sequence ATGATGACCAAGCAGTATCGTAGCCGAACGATGGCGGAGATCCACGAGGTAGCGGAAGATCTGGCCGCCCTCGGCGTGCTTGATAAGCAGACCATGCGGAAGTTTGACGAAGGTTGCCTGACGCCAATACGTCCGCTGTCGCCGGCAGAAATTCGGGCGCTTCGAGACAGGGAAGGGGCAAGCCAAGCCGTTTTCGCCCGCTATCTCAATGTCACGACAGGCCTCGTGAGCCAATGGGAACGGGGCGAAAAGCATCCGCAAGGCGCATCGCTCAAGCTGTTATCGCTCGTTGCCAAGAGCGGATTGGCGACGGTCGCCTGA
- a CDS encoding peptidoglycan-binding protein has protein sequence MTVVIAIDASVLFALVPRQSGARAARQAAIIDGMAETFSVTLAQHAIETPLRIAHFLAQTAHESDGFCTTEEYADGRAYEGRRDLGNVEPGDGPRYKGRGLIQLTGRMNYAVTGAALDLPLLDKPLTVNDPATYLSVACAFWSRRRINLACDADDLMTVTRLVNGGLNGLDSRRAYLSRAKTLLAPLAAKTVPSAADQPTLCRGAMGEAVALLQKGLAAHRYPVAQDGDFGPGTEVALRHFQAASGLAADGIAGAASWGLLG, from the coding sequence ATGACGGTCGTGATCGCAATCGATGCCAGCGTCCTTTTTGCCCTGGTGCCACGCCAGTCCGGGGCCCGCGCCGCGCGGCAGGCCGCGATCATCGACGGCATGGCGGAGACCTTCTCAGTCACCTTAGCCCAACACGCCATCGAGACGCCGCTGCGCATCGCGCATTTCCTCGCCCAGACCGCCCACGAGTCGGACGGCTTCTGCACCACGGAGGAATATGCCGATGGTCGCGCCTATGAGGGGCGGCGTGATCTCGGCAATGTCGAGCCGGGTGATGGCCCGCGCTACAAGGGGCGGGGCCTGATCCAACTCACCGGCCGGATGAATTACGCCGTGACCGGTGCGGCGCTCGACCTGCCGCTGCTGGATAAGCCACTGACGGTCAACGATCCCGCCACCTATCTGTCGGTCGCCTGCGCGTTCTGGTCGCGCCGCAGGATCAATCTGGCCTGCGACGCCGACGATCTCATGACCGTGACGCGCTTGGTCAATGGCGGTTTGAACGGCCTCGACAGCCGCCGCGCCTATCTCAGCCGCGCCAAGACCCTGCTCGCGCCCTTGGCCGCGAAGACTGTGCCGAGCGCGGCGGACCAGCCGACGCTGTGCAGAGGAGCGATGGGGGAAGCGGTCGCACTGCTCCAGAAGGGTCTTGCTGCGCATCGCTATCCGGTGGCGCAGGACGGCGATTTCGGGCCAGGCACGGAGGTGGCGCTGCGGCATTTTCAGGCCGCCTCCGGCCTTGCCGCAGACGGCATCGCCGGCGCCGCAAGCTGGGGGTTGTTGGGTTGA